In Aedes albopictus strain Foshan chromosome 3, AalbF5, whole genome shotgun sequence, the following are encoded in one genomic region:
- the LOC109406802 gene encoding uncharacterized protein LOC109406802, with protein MDFTHLTDEEVTYELALRHVVNLGPTTHRGKVLRLKALVQEESLKDNKPTSSEHVMSPQSNLELCEAQVHQLHISCEAAIRTADSVTLHQIRTRLHHYRDRLQLIRPPSESRDTHAMLTVHVDVLLNKVNGTSVVNSVPRNESVETQATSTGAIRRYNGGDEGTVGGETTMPVESISRQDTTPPSVVQPPLVTSLSGGQGRGLLFSSSFQTRDSEEAEPADTRHRNSSPPPPYLPRERETWNPSTREQQSRDNRELQARIREMQERKQHMREEYYRMRDNLERLIRRERPAPERADDRRIQKAVHNWPFKFRGEKNTTSLNVFLDRVETFARSEGMSDATLLSSIKHLLQEDAIDWYSRATSQNLLRTWDQFKREIRREFLPSGYSQILRLEASFRFQGREESFAKFYRDISALFRFVDPPIPDDEKFFLIKKNMNENYAAIVTAARPRSLEEMVEVCTGYDETRMLLNRQRRIPIPHSALLEPNFATPVVTSRPPAVQHHQQPQRFNRVHAVEVEGAYEHEAVEEGPEEDWQHTIDELAEQVNALKMNLERKSARPILAARDEKQSRSTDRYNRTEADVLRAARQYTREAQAPAQQQRPLAASFQTRPPQQQQEQPQRAQGWQLRQWMPSSDQSDNNRRSQRLLPEPVRQREDRHIQQEEAPNDQRPAMLCWNCDEEDNRFMDCPKPQAILFCYRCGRKGYSLRSCFTCRTDALNYPAENQQ; from the coding sequence ATGGACTTTACCCATTTGACTGACGAAGAGGTGACCTACGAGTTGGCTTTGCGCCACGTAGTCAACTTAGGTCCGACTACCCATAGAGGAAAAGTTCTTCGCCTTAAGGCTCTCGTCCAAGAAGAGAGCTTGAAAGACAACAAGCCCACTAGCTCAGAACACGTCATGAGTCCCCAATCCAACTTAGAACTTTGCGAAGCGCAAGTTCATCAGCTTCACATCAGCTGCGAAGCAGCCATTCGTACAGCTGACAGTGTAACCTTACACCAAATTCGGACACGTCTTCATCATTACCGCGACCGTCTACAGTTGATTCGTCCGCCAAGTGAATCGCGGGATACGCATGCAATGCTAACGGTGCATGTCGACGTGCTTCTAAACAAGGTGAACGGAACAAGTGTAGTGAATAGTGTACCGCGAAATGAGAGTGTTGAGACTCAAGCAACTTCGACTGGAGCCATAAGAAGGTACAACGGCGGAGATGAAGGAACAGTCGGAGGAGAAACCACGATGCCAGTGGAAAGCATTTCAAGACAAGACACCACACCACCATCAGTAGTGCAGCCACCGCTCGTGACGTCATTATCGGGTGGGCAAGGCAGAGGATTGTTGTTTTCGAGTTCGTTCCAAACGCGAGACAGCGAAGAAGCAGAACCAGCAGATACGAGGCACCGAAACAGCTCACCTCCCCCTCCCTACCTGCCTAGAGAGCGGGAAACATGGAACCCGTCGACCAGGGAACAACAATCGCGGGATAACCGCGAGTTACAAGCAAGAATCAGGGAGATGCAGGAGAGAAAACAACACATGCGTGAGGAGTACTACAGAATGCGAGACAACCTGGAGCGGTTGATCCGTCGAGAGCGGCCAGCACCGGAACGAGCGGACGATCGCCGAATACAGAAGGCCGTTCACAACTGGCCATTCAAGTTCCGCGGCGAAAAGAACACGACATCACTCAACGTGTTCCTAGATCGCGTAGAAACGTTCGCAAGGTCAGAAGGCATGAGTGACGCCACACTCCTGAGCTCCATCAAACACCTACTACAGGAGGACGCCATCGACTGGTACTCACGAGCAACCTCGCAAAACTTGTTGCGAACCTGGGACCAATTCAAGCGAGAGATTCGAAGAGAATTCCTGCCCAGCGGCTACTCCCAAATTCTTCGTCTGGAAGCTAGCTTCCGATTCCAAGGAAGAGAGGAATCCTTCGCGAAATTCTATCGCGACATTTCAGCGCTTTTTCGCTTCGTCGATCCACCCATACCAGACGACGAGAAGTTCTTCCTGATAAAGAAGAACATGAACGAGAACTACGCAGCCATCGTCACAGCAGCGAGGCCTCGTTCACTGGAAGAAATGGTGGAAGTCTGCACCGGATACGACGAGACGAGAATGCTTCTGAACAGACAGCGCAGGATTCCGATTCCGCACAGCGCGCTTCTGGAACCGAACTTTGCTACGCCAGTAGTAACCAGCAGACCACCAGCGGTTCAGCATCATCAACAGCCACAGCGGTTCAACAGGGTTCACGCCGTGGAAGTAGAAGGCGCTTATGAGCACGAAGCGGTAGAGGAAGGACCAGAAGAAGATTGGCAGCACACAATCGACGAACTGGCTGAGCAAGTCAACGCGCTGAAGATGAACCTGGAGCGGAAATCTGCGAGGCCAATCTTGGCCGCACGCGACGAGAAACAGTCCAGGTCGACGGACAGGTACAACCGAACAGAAGCTGATGTTCTGCGAGCAGCGCGACAGTACACAAGAGAAGCGCAAGCTCCGGCACAGCAGCAACGGCCACTAGCCGCATCGTTCCAGACTCGGCCACCACAACAGCAGCAAGAACAGCCGCAAAGAGCACAGGGATGGCAATTACGACAGTGGATGCCAAGTTCGGATCAGAGCGACAACAACCGAAGAAGTCAACGTCTGTTGCCAGAACCAGTCAGGCAACGGGAAGATCGCCATATACAACAGGAAGAAGCTCCGAACGATCAACGACCAGCAATGCTCTGCTGGAACTGCGACGAGGAAGACAACAGATTCATGGACTGTCCGAAACCGCAAGCCATTCTCTTCTGCTACCGGTGTGGACGGAAGGGCTACTCGTTGCGCAGTTGCTTCACGTGTCGCACGGACGCGTTAAACTACCCAGCGGAGAACCAGCAATAG